One genomic segment of Paenibacillus durus includes these proteins:
- a CDS encoding type VI secretion system Vgr family protein has protein sequence MVLWKPAEPKAERWFAGGITGIDIHMEDGIPHVQVEAISRTYAMDMEPKNRSYQNKHLTYSDAIAQLVADYPGGAAQNMATNEEAAIGSLMVQFAETDWQFMKRLASRIGTVILPDVALDAPRVYFGVPDLSWGEELKSKRYTAVKDRARYEELKAHAEGNEEDSLQEADFVHYRVISEQYCEVGDDVLFKNQMWVVSESVISYASGLLQYEYVLVKRQTLRMKLRRNERIQGVSLEGRVVKRANNMVKVHLDIDAEHDAQGNWWFPYSGEGNNIFHCLPEEGARIKVYFPSGTEKQAMAINSVRGGSEEMKSRTVFQSPRRKCSRCRERPRCSWETTECCSRKGRSACIWMAGTLRLMQARICCWWQATGWRWGAGARRECSSPSACAPRSRLRCKRTLPIIWSSKKTGWASRAASWTSRKSKRISWSC, from the coding sequence GTGGTCCTCTGGAAGCCTGCCGAGCCGAAAGCGGAGAGGTGGTTCGCCGGGGGCATTACGGGTATCGATATTCACATGGAAGATGGGATTCCGCATGTGCAAGTCGAGGCGATCTCGCGCACGTATGCCATGGATATGGAGCCGAAAAACCGGTCGTATCAGAACAAGCATTTGACCTATTCGGACGCCATAGCGCAGCTCGTCGCTGACTACCCCGGAGGGGCTGCACAAAATATGGCGACAAACGAGGAAGCGGCAATCGGGTCGCTCATGGTTCAATTTGCAGAGACCGACTGGCAGTTTATGAAACGGCTGGCCTCCCGGATCGGGACCGTTATTTTGCCGGATGTGGCCCTGGATGCGCCGCGCGTCTATTTCGGCGTGCCGGATTTGTCATGGGGCGAGGAGCTGAAGTCCAAGCGTTACACCGCCGTGAAGGACCGGGCCCGCTATGAAGAGCTGAAGGCGCATGCGGAAGGAAACGAAGAGGATTCGCTTCAGGAGGCGGATTTTGTCCATTACCGGGTCATCAGCGAGCAATATTGCGAGGTCGGAGATGATGTCCTGTTTAAAAACCAGATGTGGGTCGTATCCGAATCGGTGATCAGCTATGCCTCCGGGCTGCTGCAATATGAATATGTGCTGGTGAAACGGCAGACGCTGAGAATGAAGCTGCGGCGGAATGAGCGGATTCAAGGCGTCTCCCTCGAAGGCCGGGTCGTGAAACGGGCGAACAATATGGTAAAGGTTCATCTGGACATCGATGCGGAGCATGACGCGCAAGGGAACTGGTGGTTCCCCTACTCGGGGGAAGGGAACAATATCTTTCACTGTCTGCCGGAGGAAGGCGCGCGGATCAAGGTGTATTTTCCAAGCGGTACCGAGAAGCAGGCGATGGCAATCAACTCGGTTCGCGGCGGAAGTGAGGAGATGAAGAGCCGGACGGTGTTCCAAAGCCCACGACGAAAGTGTTCGAGATGCCGGGAGCGGCCAAGATGCAGCTGGGAGACGACGGAGTGCTGTTCGAGAAAGGGACGGTCAGCCTGCATCTGGATGGCGGGAACATTACGGTTAATGCAAGCGAGGATTTGTTGCTGGTGGCAGGCAACCGGATGGAGGTGGGGAGCGGGAGCGAGAAGGGAGTGCTCGAGTCCATCCGCATGCGCGCCGCGAAGCAGATTGCGCTGCAAACGAACGCTGCCCATTATATGGTCATCCAAGAAAACCGGGTGGGCATCAAGAGCAGCAAGCTGGACTTCCAGAAAGTCGAAGCGGATTTCATGGAGTTGCTGA
- a CDS encoding CdiA C-terminal domain-containing protein: MNSNPNGVATARSWMSGKSAEEQQSAYQKSYAQPASEPKKKSKKEKQAELAESQKEYEQEDRDRTAVYEWNQSAKKIMEQGAREGKSPAEIRAMLPPEPVLMRRAPQESHWPDMIQKMLDFTGIRKMMEKMGPALDAWQLEHVIPQKPDYLSKHTEKKVYLSRYTFQVLVIDPQMVIAELNILFGAVAIITAIPTGGGSLYLLMAADIAIGAATIIVNGMKLYDLKNGNGNTNPNIFGLDQAMLDNLGIAITVVSLASLLKHGLYKTADKLANSRNIAALEELEDASRAGGTGNGANTPRTGPEWDEYFRSKYGDENVDWKTSSEYSLYPPKYIPYTPKIRPNETITKPSLPEGGKPEGDYAKATGKDTRGIDRQNEAADVLAENGYRTIMLDEVPNGNGFGGNGYGINPDKSPDFIIERQVFDCYAPESTNLKNILKMLRDKTTDQARRIVLNLNDYPIEKRAELIEFILSQTHKDLKHLNELLVIEGRQVTRAYWRYE, encoded by the coding sequence GTGAACAGCAATCCGAATGGAGTAGCTACGGCGCGAAGCTGGATGAGCGGGAAATCAGCGGAAGAGCAGCAGAGCGCCTACCAGAAGAGCTACGCCCAGCCGGCAAGCGAACCGAAGAAGAAGAGTAAGAAAGAGAAACAAGCGGAGCTGGCAGAGAGTCAGAAGGAATATGAGCAAGAGGACCGGGACCGGACAGCGGTATATGAGTGGAATCAAAGCGCGAAGAAGATCATGGAGCAAGGAGCACGGGAAGGCAAGTCGCCAGCGGAGATCCGGGCGATGCTCCCACCGGAACCTGTACTTATGCGAAGAGCGCCGCAGGAAAGCCATTGGCCGGATATGATACAAAAAATGCTGGATTTCACGGGGATCAGGAAAATGATGGAAAAGATGGGTCCTGCTCTAGACGCGTGGCAGCTGGAGCATGTCATCCCGCAGAAGCCGGATTATCTCAGCAAGCATACGGAAAAAAAGGTATACTTATCCCGGTATACGTTCCAAGTGTTAGTCATCGATCCCCAGATGGTGATCGCGGAGTTAAATATCTTATTTGGAGCGGTGGCGATCATCACGGCAATTCCGACGGGAGGGGGATCGTTGTATCTCCTGATGGCCGCAGATATAGCCATAGGCGCAGCCACGATCATCGTCAACGGGATGAAACTGTACGATCTCAAGAACGGAAATGGGAATACGAATCCGAACATTTTCGGTCTAGACCAGGCGATGCTGGATAACCTGGGCATTGCCATCACGGTTGTAAGCCTGGCGAGCTTATTGAAGCACGGCTTATACAAGACGGCGGATAAACTGGCGAACAGCAGGAATATTGCGGCGCTGGAAGAGCTGGAAGATGCTTCGAGAGCAGGGGGGACGGGTAATGGTGCTAATACACCAAGAACAGGACCAGAATGGGATGAGTATTTCCGTTCAAAATATGGTGATGAAAATGTAGACTGGAAAACTAGTTCTGAGTACTCTCTATATCCTCCTAAATATATTCCTTATACACCTAAAATCAGGCCAAATGAAACAATTACGAAGCCTTCGTTACCTGAGGGAGGGAAACCAGAAGGAGATTATGCTAAAGCTACAGGTAAAGATACTCGAGGAATAGATAGACAAAATGAAGCCGCAGATGTGCTGGCGGAAAATGGATATCGCACGATAATGCTTGACGAAGTCCCCAATGGAAATGGTTTTGGTGGAAACGGCTATGGTATTAATCCTGATAAAAGTCCGGACTTCATAATAGAGCGGCAGGTGTTTGATTGTTATGCTCCTGAATCAACTAATCTAAAGAACATTCTTAAAATGCTCAGAGATAAAACTACGGATCAAGCAAGAAGAATAGTGTTAAATTTAAATGATTATCCTATTGAAAAAAGGGCTGAACTTATTGAGTTTATATTAAGTCAAACCCACAAGGATTTAAAACATTTAAATGAACTATTAGTCATTGAAGGTCGTCAAGTAACTAGAGCGTATTGGAGGTATGAGTAA
- a CDS encoding IS630 family transposase (programmed frameshift), which yields MAEEHKAVAIQEIKAAMKINKDVRMHERYQTILMLLLGESYERISEVTGRTISTLYNYSEAYREQGMQGLQIGRPPGRHRLLTAEQEQQVYEVVTNQTPEDQGFPSQMNWTSPLVRKWIEQKWNIRYSDRGTRDLLYRLKLSFTKPTYTLAKADPQKQEEFKEHFQELKKLLAGRINRILFEDESMIRDYQALSRTWFPKGQQKIIPTYGKHWGAKLIGTLDYESGEVFCVQEEQYTAKEFLSFLERLLEKYEGDRIVMILDNARIHHADLIQPFLKEHQAKLTLVYLPPYSPNLNMIEELWAWLKSSVIHNVFFDSVQKIRKAVQGFIRLINETPAATVERLCLQF from the exons GTGGCAGAAGAACACAAAGCAGTAGCCATTCAGGAAATCAAAGCCGCGATGAAAATAAACAAAGATGTACGTATGCATGAAAGGTATCAGACGATCCTCATGCTGTTACTTGGTGAATCTTACGAACGGATTTCCGAAGTGACAGGACGGACTATATCGACCTTATATAACTACAGCGAAGCTTACCGAGAACAAGGGATGCAGGGGCTACAAATCGGACGTCCTCCAGGACGACATCGCTTGTTAACAGCTGAACAAGAGCAACAAGTGTATGAAGTGGTAACGAATCAAACGCCCGAGGATCAAGGATTTCCTTCCCAGATGAACTGGACTTCTCCACTCGTTCGGAAATGGATCGAACAAAAGTGGAATATTCGGTATTCGGATCGAGGAACACGAGACCTGTTGTACCGTTTGAAGCTTAGCTTTACGAAGCCGACCTACACACTGGCTAAAGCAGACCCACAGAAACAAGAAGAATTCAAAGAACACTTTCAGGAGTTA AAAAAACTCCTCGCTGGGCGCATCAACCGGATTCTGTTTGAAGATGAGTCCATGATCCGGGATTACCAAGCGCTTTCTCGTACCTGGTTTCCCAAGGGGCAGCAAAAAATCATTCCCACCTACGGCAAGCATTGGGGAGCGAAGCTGATTGGAACGCTGGATTATGAATCCGGTGAAGTATTTTGCGTACAAGAAGAACAGTACACCGCCAAAGAATTCTTGTCCTTTCTGGAACGTCTCTTGGAAAAATATGAAGGGGATCGAATCGTGATGATTTTGGATAATGCACGAATCCATCATGCCGACCTCATCCAGCCTTTTTTAAAAGAACATCAAGCCAAGCTCACCTTGGTTTACTTGCCTCCGTATAGTCCGAATTTGAACATGATTGAAGAATTATGGGCCTGGCTAAAATCATCCGTGATTCATAATGTCTTCTTTGACTCGGTACAAAAAATTCGTAAAGCTGTTCAAGGATTCATCCGATTAATTAATGAAACGCCTGCCGCTACAGTTGAACGGTTATGTCTCCAATTCTAA
- a CDS encoding nitroreductase family protein — MNLITVDQAKCAKCGICINECPEQALKLGDNGPEEVYPQNCIACGHCVAVCPREAIDNKKTPLADQTSSRNLPKLSPEEAENFLRSRRSIRSYRNAPVPREKLIQLVNIAHYAPTGSNLQGVSYKIIDNKDVINRAVAIAVEGLENDAGLSQGRNNFFKPYHEQGIDTILRGAPALVLAIADENFPRGRENSILSLAYLELYAPTLGLGSCWAGIFEKIALQDHSPMLKLFNIPEGKKITGAVMVGSPKYRYPRLVDRNPLEFSFYESDETVPSQS, encoded by the coding sequence ATGAATTTGATAACTGTAGATCAAGCGAAATGTGCGAAGTGCGGGATTTGCATAAACGAGTGTCCGGAACAGGCATTAAAGCTTGGAGACAATGGTCCGGAAGAAGTGTATCCGCAGAACTGTATTGCCTGCGGTCATTGTGTAGCCGTCTGTCCCAGAGAAGCTATTGATAATAAGAAAACACCGCTTGCTGATCAAACGAGTTCAAGAAATCTGCCAAAATTAAGCCCCGAGGAGGCAGAAAACTTCCTTCGTTCCAGACGTTCCATCCGGTCTTACAGAAACGCTCCCGTTCCAAGAGAAAAGCTAATACAGCTTGTTAATATTGCGCATTATGCCCCTACCGGAAGCAATCTGCAGGGCGTGTCCTATAAAATAATAGACAATAAGGATGTCATTAACCGGGCTGTTGCAATTGCAGTGGAAGGATTGGAAAATGATGCCGGGCTCAGTCAAGGACGGAATAACTTTTTTAAACCTTATCATGAGCAAGGGATCGACACTATTTTACGGGGAGCCCCCGCTCTTGTACTGGCCATTGCTGATGAGAATTTCCCCAGAGGCAGAGAAAACTCCATTCTTTCCTTGGCCTATTTGGAGCTGTATGCGCCAACGCTTGGATTAGGTTCATGTTGGGCTGGAATATTTGAGAAGATTGCACTCCAGGATCATTCTCCCATGCTGAAATTATTCAATATTCCTGAAGGAAAGAAAATAACAGGCGCCGTTATGGTAGGCTCCCCAAAGTACCGTTATCCAAGATTAGTGGATAGAAACCCGTTGGAATTTAGTTTTTATGAGTCGGATGAAACCGTGCCTTCACAATCTTGA